In Phyllostomus discolor isolate MPI-MPIP mPhyDis1 chromosome 2, mPhyDis1.pri.v3, whole genome shotgun sequence, the following are encoded in one genomic region:
- the LOC114513053 gene encoding olfactory receptor 8S1-like produces MVLRNHSTMTWFLLLGLPADHPSQALFFVLFLVIYLLTLSGKLLLILVIRASSHLHTPMYFFLSHLSFVDLCYSSVTVPKMLENLLSEKKTISIEDCLTQAFFVFDSGGTQICLLAVMAYDRYAAICHPLHYGQMMSDELCVGLVGGSWGLAFLDALINTLLTWKLDFCETRVISNFLCEIPSLFPLSCSNSSNNFAVLLCSALLHAFGTCFLVSYPYSHIVSTILSISSTSGRSKAFSTCSSHLTAVTLPYGSGILRYLMPTSGSPWELVFSMQYSVVTLLLNPLVYSFKNKEVKPGLKSMLQKSLYLS; encoded by the coding sequence ATGGTCTTGAGGAACCACAGCACCATGACTTGGTTCCTCCTCCTTGGGCTGCCTGCTGATCATCCCAGCCAGGCCCTATTCTTTGTGCTTTTCCTGGTAATTTACCTCCTGACTCTGTCAGGGAAACTACTGCTGATCCTGGTGATCAGGGCCAGCTCTCACCttcacacccccatgtacttcttcttGAGTCACCTCTCCTTTGTGGATCTCTGTTACTCTTCAGTCACGGTGCCCAAGATGTTAGAGAACCTCCTGTCTGAGAAGAAAACAATCTCCATAGAGGACTGTTTGACCCAGGCCTTCTTTGTGTTTGACTCTGGGGGAACACAGATCTGCCTCCTTGCagtgatggcctatgaccgctatgcTGCCATCTGCCACCCTCTACACTATGGTCAGATGATGAGTGATGAGCTGTgtgtggggctggtggggggatCCTGGGGCCTGGCCTTTCTGGATGCTCTCATCAATACCCTCCTAACTTGGAAGTTAGACTTCTGTGAGACTCGAGTCATCTCCAACTTCCTTTGTGAGAtaccttctctcttccccctctcctgtTCCAACAGCTCCAATAACTTTGCTGTCCTTCTCTGCTCAGCTCTTCTACATGCCTTTGGGACCTGCTTCCTGGTTTCCTACCCTTATTCCCACATTGTCTCCACCATCCTGAGCATCAGCTCCACCTCAGGCAGAAGcaaggccttctccacctgctcctcccacctcactGCAGTGACCTTACCTTATGGTTCAGGCATCCTTCGCTATCTTATGCCCACCTCAGGTTCCCCATGGGAGTTGGTTTTCTCCATGCAGTACAGTGTGGTCACTCTCCTACTAAATCCCCTTGTCTATAGCTTCAAGAACAAAGAAGTGAAACCAGGTCTGAAAAGCATGTTGCAAAAAAGTTTATATCTTTCATAG
- the LOC114513052 gene encoding olfactory receptor 8S1-like, which translates to MEIGNITTVTEFVLLGLSNNPQIQAILFVLFLVIYLLTLTENLLVLLVIRADSHLHTPMYFFLSHLSFLDAFYSSVIVPKLLENLLSKSKTIALLECFTQISLVIFSGATEACLLSVMAYDRFQAVCHPLLYMVAMNRKVCIGLVGASWVIGIGTGLVNTLLLAQQHFCGPSLISSFVCELPPVLLLACSDTYISNVAILTTMVVLGIGNLFLLLGSYTHIIMTALGINSTSGRSKIFYTCSSHVLVVVIFYGSGLFRYMTPPSGSVLEQVLSMQYSVVTPLLNPLIYSLKNQEVKAALKRVLARKSRLTF; encoded by the exons ATGGAAATTGGCAACATAACCACAGTCACTGAATTTGTTCTCCTAGGACTATCCAACAACCCTCAGATCCAGGCAATACTCTTTGTACTCTTCCTGGTGATTTACCTCCTGACCCTCACAGAGAACCTGCTTGTGCTGCTGGTGATCAGAGCTGATTCCCATCTCCACACACCCATGTACTTTTTCCTGAGCCACCTGTCCTTCCTGGATGCTTTCTATTCCTCAGTCATTGTGCCTAAACTGCTAGAGAACCTTCTTTCCAAGTCAAAGACTATAGCCCTGCTTGAGTGTTTCACCCAGATTTCTTTGGTCATATTTTCTGGAGCCACTGAAGCTTGCCTCCTTTCAGTCATGGCCTATGACCGGTTCCAGGCTGTGTGCCACCCACTGTTGTACATGGTGGCTATGAACAGGAAAGTATGTATTGGCCTGGTGGGAGCATCCTGGGTCATAGGAATAGGGACTGGCCTAGTAAACACCCTTCTGCTGGCTCAACAGCACTTCTGTGGTCCCAGCCTCATCAGCAGTTTTGTCTGTGAGCTTCCTCCAGTGCTCCTATTGGCCTGCTCTGACACCTACATTAGCAATGTTGCCATCCTCACAACCATGGTGGTCCTGGGCATTGGCAACCTTTTCCTATTGCTGGGTTCCTACACTCACATCATCATGACAGCTCTGGGCATCAACTCTACCTCAGGTCGAAGCAAGATCTTCTACACTTGCTCTTCTCATGTTCTTGTGGTCGTCATCTTTTACGGTTCAGGACTTTTCAG GTATATGACTCCACCATCTGGCTCAGTCCTGGAGCAAGTGCTCTCCATGCAGTACAGTGTGGTGACACCTCTGTTAAACCCCCTCATCTACAGTCTGAAGAATCAAGAGGTGAAGGCAGCTCTGAAAAGGGTGCTGGCCAGGAAGTCCAGGCTGACCTTCTGA